A window from Temnothorax longispinosus isolate EJ_2023e chromosome 1, Tlon_JGU_v1, whole genome shotgun sequence encodes these proteins:
- the Vps36 gene encoding vacuolar protein-sorting-associated protein 36: MNRFEYADSRFMPNEVYVRRDMVVRLYDGDTKTNFENGELILTSHRILWGRPGDIPRGNTCLSLSLRHIVFFEEENPGPFSFGRSKKIVLHLSEPAVDKMPGPTDNSLYNYVKLSFKEGLDPNFITQLSDTIMRQMWEFAPAPGLIVPNVRDNQENTKLPPRIKTRTGIIGIERSLQEKQKETDESISLAFQDLTKLMDMAKDMVAISKTISAKIRARQGDITEDETVRFKAYLMSLGIDDPVTRDAYKSSNEYLEQLAKQLACILEEPIKEVGGMMTLTDVYCRVNRARGLELLSPEDLLHASRQLAPLGLPIVLRSFDSGVMVLQIRSHDDNAVIDRITELLKEKGPMTAEDLAQSEGISVLLARERLLVTEKHGKACRDDSIEALRFYPNLFLEEISSE, encoded by the exons ATGAACAGGTTCGAATACGCTGATTCTCGGTTTATGCCAAACGAGGTTTATGTGAGACGTGATATGGTCGTGCGCCTCTACGACGGTGACACAAAG acaaatttcgaaaatggTGAATTAATCCTAACCAGTCACAGAATACTCTGGGGCAGGCCTGGCGATATACCACGAGGTAATACCTGCTTGTCATTGTCACTTAGACATATCGTTTTCTTCGAAGAGGAAAATCCTGGTCCGTTTTCCTTCGGACGTAGTAAGAAGATTGTGCTACATCTGTCTGAACCTGCAGTTG ATAAGATGCCTGGTCCAACGGATAATAGCTTGTacaattatgttaaattgtCGTTCAAAGAAGGTCTCGATCCAAATTTTATAACGCAATTGTCCGATACCATTATGAGACAAATGTGGGAGTTTGCTCCTGCTCCTGGATTAATCGTCCCCAATGTACGTGATAATCAAGAAAACACAAAACTGCCACCTCGCATAAAAACCCGAACGGGTATTATAGGTATTGAAAGAAGTCTACAAGAGAAGCAGAAAGAAACTGACGAAAGTATATCATTGGCATTTCAAGATCTTACGAAGCTTATGGATATGGCTAAAGATATGGTGGCCATCTCAAAGACCATTTCGGCTAAAATAAGG GCAAGACAAGGAGATATAACGGAGGATGAAACTGTCAGATTTAAGGCTTACTTAATGAGCTTAGGTATCGACGATCCAGTAACGAGAGATGCGTACAAGAGTAGCAACGAGTACTTGGAACAATTAGCGAAACAGCTTGCATGTATCTTGGAAGAGCCGATAAAG GAAGTCGGCGGCATGATGACACTCACAGACGTTTACTGTCGTGTGAATAGAGCGAGAGGTTTGGAACTTTTATCTCCTGAGGATTTATTACACGCCAGCAGACAATTGGCGCCCTTAGGTTTACCAATTGTGTTGAGAAGTTTTGATAGCGGTGTTATGGTACTTCAAATTCGTTCTCACGACGATAATGCTGTTATAGATCGTATAACGGAATTG ttgaaagaaaaaggaCCTATGACGGCCGAAGATCTTGCACAATCAGAGGGTATATCGGTATTATTAGCACGCGAACGATTGCTAGTCACGGAGAAGCACGGCAAAGCCTGCAGGGACGATTCGATAGAAGCTCTGAGATTCTATCCCAATCTATTTTTAGAGGAAATATCTAGTGAATAA